One Babylonia areolata isolate BAREFJ2019XMU chromosome 27, ASM4173473v1, whole genome shotgun sequence DNA window includes the following coding sequences:
- the LOC143301145 gene encoding dynein axonemal assembly factor 3-like, whose product MADKGFGGLGNITWWGFSPAIDMQETGVSELMKKLDLNKGPDSLKILVVGGGDLRHILTTIARRHRHTKRKLHFFVVETALELYARHMLFLSLSLEMQKRMGLQEKTELFLELYGNSLVRKQSADYVEKMSTEFIKMVTDFDYLEKKLPCLDLSQLKYKERDFLEGIFKFWRKSKLDAYDPKKCWELRVRQNLGTRYDSRFNVYDWDYSMVLMERGASILNCREYKNWRDSGVAFTVREGSYDTPNNTLASGTVLRHDGERYARRGYWGDIIISPFVPIGIESEEKSFFKKSNGMHTKTAEDVAEFNMLSLFHELTSGERYSLPSQEPSSDKTKGGSDSKPKLQEITEEDEEEAEKESASQTAAEEDSESSAAATQPASRPLDLEYESLPLDDVKVTLLPLGCMAEMHTRSKFQKAFNVVYFSNSLVHHLKPEFNAVFADRCTMLIESALLMVEIKKEHVEKYVEKVVSMTKAAGCKELEKCDWEQDTVIKTYFER is encoded by the exons ATGGCTGATAAAGGATTTGGTGGCCTTGGGAATATCACCTGGTGGGGATTCAGCCCTGCTATTGATATGCAGGAAACAG gtGTCTCCGAACTGATGAAAAAACTGGATCTGAACAAAGGCCCAG ATTCTCTGAAGATTTTGGTGGTCGGTGGCGGGGACCTCCGTCATATTTTGACAACCATCGCCCGAAGACACCGGCACACAAAGAGAAAATTACac TTCTTTGTAGTTGAAACAGCCTTGGAGTTGTACGCTCGACACATGctgtttttgtctctttccctGGAGATGCAGAAGCGTATGGGCCTTCAAG AGAAGACTGAGCTGTTCCTGGAACTGTATGGCAATAGCTTGGTACGGAAACAGAGTGCTGATTATGTGGAGAAGATGTCAACCGAGTTCATCAA GATGGTAACAGATTTTGACTATCTGGAGAAAAAACTGCCATGCCTGGATTTGTCCCAGTTAAAG TACAAGGAAAGAGATTTTCTGGAGGGAATTTTCAAGTTCTGGCGAAAATCAAAACTTGATGCATATGATCCCAAGAAATGCTG GGAGCTGAGGGTGAGACAGAACCTTGGGACACGCTACGATTCCCGCTTCAACGTGTACGACTGGGACTACTCCATGGTcctgatggagagaggg GCCAGCATTCTGAACTGCCGCGAGTACAAGAACTGGCGAGACTCAGGCGTGGCCTTCACCGTCAGAGAAGGGAGCTACGACACCCCCAACAACACGCTGGCTTCGGGGACCGTGCTGCGACAT GATGGAGAGAGGTACGCCAGAAGAGGTTACTGGGgggacatcatcatcagtccctTCGTCCCCATCGGCATCGAGAGCGAGGAGAAGTCCTTCTTCAAGAAAAGTAATGGCATGCACACCAAG ACGGCAGAAGATGTGGCCGAGTTCAACATGCTGTCCCTGTTCCACGAACTGACGTCGGGCGAGCgctactccctcccttcccagGAGCCCAGCAGCGACAAGACCAAGGGTGGCAGCGACTCCAAACCCAAGCTGCAAG AAATcacagaagaggatgaagaagaggcagagaaggagagtGCGTCGCAGACCGCTGCGGAAGAGGATTCTGAAAGTTCAGCAGCGGCAACACAGCCTGCTTCAAGACCGCTGGACTTGGAATATG AGTCGCTTCCCCTGGACGACGTGAAGGTGACGCTGCTTCCCCTGGGCTGCATGGCGGAGATGCACACGCGCAGCAAGTTCCAGAAGGCGTTCAATGTGGTCTACTTCTCCAACAGCCTGGTGCACCACCTCAAGCCGGAGTTCAACGCCGTGTTCGCCGACCGCTGCACCATGCTGATCGAGTCGGCTCT GCTGATGGTGGAGATAAAGAAGGAACACGTGGAGAAATATGTTGAGAAGGTCGTCAGTATGACCAAAGCTGCTGGTTGTAAG GAGCTGGAGAAATGTGACTGGGAGCAGGACACAGTGATCAAGACCTACTTTGAACGATGA